The DNA region TAGTTTCAAAAATTCCGCTTTGGAAATAGACTCAAAGCGTACCTGATCACCTACATGTAACAGTGAAAGTCCATCATAGGAGGCATCAAACATCGCCGTTGGAGTTCGACCCAGAACCTTCCAGCCTCCAGGACTTTGGTTTGGATAAACGGCTGTTTGACGATCAGCGATGGAAACACTCCCTTTGGGAACCGCCTTCCTTGGACTGGCTAAACGTGATGTGGCTAAACGCTCATCAATCTCACCTAAATAGGCAAATCCAGGGGCAAAACCAATGGCGTAAACACTGTACATCCCTTTTACATGTAAAGCGATAATCTCTTCAACTGTAAGATTTTTCTCTTTGGCTAAAAGTTCTAAATCAAGCCCGACTTCAACCCCATAATACGTTGGAATGGTGATAATTTTAGGCTCGTTCATCGTAATTTCTTCGGCATGATGAATAATCGTTTCTAGTTTTTCACATACCCCATCAAAATCAAATTGCATCACATCGTAACTGACCATCAAAGATGCGTAAGAAGGAATAATCTCAAAAAAACTTTCACACTTTTCCGCTTTTAAAGCCAAATAACTTTTTTGCACCTCTTGCGAAATGGCAGGGTCTATGGTGCTTCCAAAATAGACAATAACAGAAGATTCTGAGGCAATTTTATAGACCCTACTCACATGCTTTTCCTAAGCGTTTCTACCATAGTAACGGCTTCTTCATTGTCACCATGCACACACAAGGTATCGGCTCTTAAAGCAATCTTTTTACCCGAGAGGGTCTCAAGTACGCCCTCTTTTTGAAGTAGTTTTAAACGCTCAATGACCGCTTTAACATCATGCAGTACCGCACCTTTTTGCGTGCGTGGAACTAAAAGTCCACTCTCATCATACGCACGATCGGCAAACACTTCATAAATCAGCTCCAAGCCAAGTTCTTTGGCAATGGCTTCTTGTTTGGACGTATCGATCATGGAAAGAATCATCAATTTTAATTTTGGATTCACCCGTGCTACGGCGGTTGCTACGGCTCTAAAAATGCGCTCATCTTTCATCATATCGTTGTAAAGTCCCCCATGAGGCTTGACATACGAAAGCGTGGCGCCATTAGCCGTCACGAAAGCTTGAAGCGCTCCAATTTGGTAAATCACCATTGACTCCACCTCTTCAAGTGAGCAGACCATACTGCGCCTACCAAAGCCTACTAAGTCAGGATACGCAGGATGCGCCCCAATGGTAACGCCGTGTTTTAGGGCAAGTTTAATAGAACGATCCATAATCACAGGATCTCCCGCATGAAACCCACAGGCAAAATTTGCCATGTCCACATAAGGCATAATGGCTTCATCCAAACCCATTTTCCAAGAACCAAAGCTCTCGCCTGCATCACAATTTAATTTGATCATTCTGTTCTCCTACATGAGAAAAATAATTTTTGAAATATGGTATCACAGTTCGAGTAAAATAAGAAGGTCAATAAATAATCAAATGATAAAAAATAAGCTTTACATGTAAAGCTTATTTCACTCCCAAAGACACTAATTTAGTTTTATTTCCTCAATTTAATATACAGTCAATTCGTAGTATAATGATATAAATTATGTATATATTGAAGGTATTAGTATTATGAAATATGATGTTATTGTAATCGGTGGTGGACATGCAGGTATTGAAGCCTCTTTAGCGTCTGCAAGACTCGGGCACAAAACCCTTTTGATTTCTATTTTAGCCGAGCAAATTGGAGCTGCTAGCTGTAATCCTGCCATTGGCGGACTTGCTAAAGGACACTTGGTCAAAGAACTTGACGCACTTGGCGGTCAAATGGCGCTTGCTACCGATGCTGCTGGAATCCAGTTTAGAACGCTTAATCTTTCAAAGGGACCCGCTGTTCGAGGTAGTCGCGCACAAATTGATATGGATAGATACCGTATCTACATGCGTACAACCATTTTAAACACTGAAAATTTGAGTGTTGCTCAAGAAGTTGCTGAAGAAATCGTCACCGAAGATGGCAAAGTAACCGGTGTGATTACAGCAATGGGTAACCACTACCATGCACAAAAAATTATTATTACCACAGGAACATTTTTAAAAGGTCTTATCCACATAGGTGAGTATAAACACCAATCAGGTCGTGTGGGGGAATTTCCTTCCATAAAACTCTCAGACTCAATCAAATCACTGGGTATTGTTATGGGACGTCTAAAAACAGGAACCTGTGCCAGAATTGATGCTAAAACAATCGATTTTTCCAAAATGGAGCTACAACCAGGCGATGAAAACCCTTTGCCATTTAGTTTTAGAACCGATCGCGCAACCTTTAAACCTTTTCAACTTCCATGCTATATCGCCTATACCAATGAAGAAACCCACACGATTATTGAGAGTAACTTCCATCGTGCCCCTCTTTTTACAGGACAAATTGAAGGTGTAGGCCCACGCTATTGCCCTAGTATTGAAGACAAAATCAACCGCTTTCGCGACAGAGATCGTCATCATCTCTTTATTGAGCCTCAAACACGCGAAGCGACCGAATACTACATCAACGGTTTTAGCACCTCTCTTCCAACCGACACACAACTCGATATGATTCATTCGGTTGAGGGAATGGAAAATGCAAAGATTGTTCGCTTTGGTTATGCGATTGAATACGATTATGTTCAGCCAACCGAGCTAAAACATACACTCGAAACCAAAAAAATCTCTGGACTGTACTGTGCAGGGCAAATCAATGGGACAACAGGGTATGAAGAAGCCGCGGCACAAGGCTTAATGGCAGGTATCAATGCTTCGCTGGCACTCAGTGATGAAGAACCTTTAATCTTAAGACGTGACGAAGCCTACATCGGTGTTTTGATCGACGATTTGGTGACAAAAGGAACCAAAGAGCCGTACCGTATGTTTACCTCTCGCGCCGAGTATCGTCTGTTACTTCGTGAAGATAATGCAGATTTGAGGCTCACACCGTATGGCTATAAAATTGGTTTGATTGATGAGCAAACCCATGAGCGTGTCGTGAAAAAGCAGTCGCAGTTAAATGAAGGTCTTGCATACCTCGAAGAGATGACGCTCACGCCTTCTCATGAAAACAATGCTTTCTTAGCGAGCATTGGCGAGGATAACATCACCGATAAAGTGTCACTACAAAAAATTGTTGCACGTTCTGAATTCAGTGTTGAGAAACTTGAAAAATTAGCACCGATAGTATGTACCTTTAGTGAAGAGGCTAAAGAGCAGATTCTCGTTGAAGCGAAGTATAAAAACTATATTGAAAAACAGAAAGATCAAATCGATACGATGAAAGAGATGACCAATGTCAAAATCCCACCAATGATGGATTTTAGTTCTATTTCTGGTCTGAGTAATGAAGTAGTGGAAAAATTACAGCGCTTTAATCCTCCCACTCTTTTTGCAGCCAGTGAGATTAGCGGAATTACACCAGCAGCACTGGATATATTACATGTTTATATTAAAATATCTAATAAAAAAAATAATTGACGCAATATTGACGTAAATCTGTAATAATTTGACACATGTCATAGATTCTTAATATAAGATGCGATAAAATTGTCACAAATTAAACTACACGAAAGGAAGAAAGAATGGCTGTTGAACAAAGCAGAAGAGACTTTATAGGCATGGCATTCGGCGGTTTTGCAGCGGCAGGTGGTGTAATAGCCCTTGGCGCTATGAAAAAAACTTGGGATCCACTCCCAAGCGTACAATCTGCTGGATTCATCACCGTTGATCTCTCTCCGATGAAAGAGGGAGAAGTCCAAACGATCCAATGGAGGGGTAAACCGATTTTCATTTTGAAAAAAAGTGCGGATATGCCCAAAAATGAGAAACGGGACATCGTTGCAAGTGGTAGTACCTATGCAGTGATGATAGGACTTTGTACCCACTTAGGCTGTATTCCTACATGGATGCCAGCATCCAAACAATTTAAGTGTGCCTGTCATGGTGGTGAGTTTGATTCAAGCGGTGTCAACACTTTTGGACCACCTCCAAGACCAATGGACATTCCTCCTTTTAAAATAGATGGAGCGAAGCTTGTTCTTGGTGAAGAAGGACCAGAGTATAAAAAACTGGTAGCTAAGAAAGCGTAAAGGAGACAAACGTGGCAGAAATTAGAAAAGCGACAGGCTTTATCGATTGGCTCGATCAGCGATTAGCCGTCAATAAGTTCATCAAAGTGATGATGACAGAGTATTGGATTCCTAAAAACATCAACTTCCTTTGGGCGATGGGCGTTGTTTTAATGGTTCTTTTTATGGTTCTGATTGTTTCGGGAATCTTCCTTTTAATGTATTATAAACCCGACATTAAACTGGCATTTGATAGTGTGAACTATACGATTATGCAAGAGGTAGAATATGGCTGGTTATGGCGTCATATGCACGGTGTTGCAGCTTCCGTCATTTTCCTTGTGATTTACATTCACATGTTTACGGGTATCTATTACGGTTCATATAAAAAAGGTCGTGAGATTATCTGGCTTACAGGTATGGCACTGTTTGGTATGTTCTCAGCAGAAGCTTTTAGTGGATATATGCTTCCATGGGGGCAAATGAGCTACTGGGCAGCGCAAGTTATTACCAATCTTTTTGGTGGTATTCCTGTTATTGGTGATGCTTTGGTTATTTGGATCAGAGGAGATTTCTTAGTGGCTGATGCGACATTGACACGTTTCTTCATGCTCCATGTTCTTCTACTCCCATTGGTTATTCTTTTACTCATTGCCGTTCACTTCTACTCTTTAAGAATGCCTCACGTCAATAACCAAGATTCTGAAGAGTTTAATTTTGATGTTGAATCTAAAAAATACCTTGATGGTAAAAAAGTTGAATCTAAAGTGGTTCCATTCTGGCCTGTATTCCTCTCCAAAGATTTCTTTGTTGTAGGCGTTGCCCTTACCATCTTCTTCTACTTGGTCTGTTTCCACTTTGACTTTGCGATGGATCCTATTAACTTTGAGCCAGCTAACAATATGAAAACACCTCCTCATATCTACCCTGAGTGGTACTTCTTGTGGAGTTATGAAGTGCTTCGTGGTTTCTTCTTTGATATTGCAGGCGTTCCTGCCATGAAAATTGGTCTAGCCGCGTTTGGTTTTGCGAATGTGATCTTTATGCTTCTTCCATTCCTTGATAGGAATCCTATGCATACCGCACCAGCGCATAAGCGTCCTGCGTTTTTCATCTGGTTCTGGTTACTCTTAATTGATATGATTGTCCTTACGGTTTATGGAAAACTTCCTCCAACAGGAAACAATGCATGGGTTGGCTTTGGTGCAACCATTGTCTTTCTTGCCTTGTTTATTCTTCTTCCAATTATCACGAAAATGGAAGCAAACTGTAAATGTACTAATGGAGGTTGCAAATGAGAGAGTTAAAAATATTAGCGATTGTAATCTTCTTTACCGCTGTTGTTTATTGGGGCGTTGAGCCATTCGCACATTCTCAAATGCATCCTCATGTTGCTCCTGCAGATTTTGCGTTTAAAGATCTTGGTGCATCAGAGAAAAAAGGTGATGCTACCAAAGGTGCTGAAACCTTCTTAAGTGCGGGATGTACAGGCTGTCATGGTATTAGTGCTTTAGGTATGCCTGCACCTATGGACAATGCAAGTGCTTCAGCAACATTTGGTGTTGTACCACCTGATCTTAGCAGTGCCGGTGCAATCTATGATAAAAACTTCCTTGCAGCACTCATTAAAAATCCAACGAAGGCACTTAACGTTGAACATAAATTCAATGAGACACGTCCTCATCCGATGATCCAATTCTTTGGCTTGGGTGGAGACTTAGATCAAGAAGTCGCAGATATTGTTGCGTATCTTCAAAGTATCGCTCCTGTTGCTCCAATGGATGATAAAAAAGTCTTCACAGATGCATGCCAAAGATGCCACGATATGAAGTATGACAAAATCATGAGTACGACGGATAAAGATGCGTTAAAAGCGTATATGGGAACCATTCCACCGGATCTTTCCATGATGATTCGCTCTAAAGGTGCTGAGTATCTTACAACCTTTATCAACAATCCACAAAAACAACTGGCTGGTACGTCTATGCCTCGCGTTGGATTGAGTGAAAAAGCACAAAACCAAGTGATTGCTTATATGGAAAAAGTGGGTGATAGTAAAAAAGCTGAAAGAGACAATCTTGGGTATAAACTCATTGGTTATATGGCGCTCTTTACCTTACTCGCTTATCTTTGGAAAGTCAAAATCTGGAGAGAAGTTCACTAAGAGTTTTTGTTTCTATTGTCTTTACATGTAACGCCACCTTTTTGGGTATGAAGGTGGCGTTTTTAAAAAGGAGGAAATTATGAAACGCTTTCAAATAACAATGCTATTTGCTTCCCTATCTCTTGTCTATTCTCTCAATGCAGCTGAAGAAATTGAAAAAATCAATGCAGTCGTTATGCTCAATATGGAAAATGGTCTTGCAAACATTCAAAAAGGTTTTTTGTACAATAATATGAAACTCGTACAAGATGGAATTGATCAAGTCGAGAAAGAAAATAGTACGTATGATAACCGCAATGCTATCAAAGCTTTTTTGCCAGAAGGGAAAAAACAGATGGAAAATTTAGCATTTATTAGTTCAAAACGAATCGAGAATGCAGCAAAAGAGATGAAGTACTATTTGTCCGTTCAGCAGCCTAGAAAAGCGTTTAGCGCTTTTTCAGATATTGTGAATGCCTGTACAGATTGTCATACTCTCGTTCGTGGTTGGTAGTTTTAACTCGCAGAAATAAAAAGTCTTTTTAAACGCTAAGAGAAAAATCTCTTAGCGCTCTTCATACGCTCCAATGGAAACAATACGCTCATAACGCTTTTCCATACGCTCTTCGTTGCTCAATTTATCAAGTTCTTCTAATGATTTAAGAAAATAATCACCAAGTGCTTTTGCCGCACTCTCTTTGTCGCGGTGTGCACCAATTAAAGGCTCATCAATAATAGCATCAATGAGGTTTAACTGCTGTAAATCTTCAGCGGTAATTTTCATCGCTTTGGTAGCACTTTCTTGTTTCGCTGGATCGTTCCATAAAATAGCAGCACACCCCTCAGGTGAAATAACAGAGAAGACAGAATAACGCATCATTGCTACTCGATCACTGACTCCAATAGCAAGAGCCCCACCGCTACCACCTTCTCCAATCACCACAGAGACACTTTTAGTGTTGAGTTTACTTAATTCAAAAAGGTTTTTAGCAATCGCTTCACTTTGACCTCGCTCTTCAGCCGCAATTCCAGGATAGGCACCTGGAGTGTCAATCAAAAAAAGGATAGGAAGATTGAATTTTTCTGCCATTTTAGCAATTCTAAGCGCTTTACGATACCCTTCAGGATGAGGCATACCAAAATTGCGTTTGATTTTATTTTTGGTACCACGTCCCTTTTGTTCACCTACAACAATGACTTTGCGAGTCCCTATATAGCCTATATAAGAGACGATTGCAGCATCATCTGCAAAATTTCGATCACCATGAATTTCATAACTATCATGTAAAAGAGCCCGTATATAATCCAGTGCGTAAGGTCGATCAGGGTGACGAGCAAGTTGTAGCTTTTGGTATTCACTTAAAGATTTATAGGTTTTAGAAATCTCTTTGGAAAGTGTCTTTTCTAAAATCTCAACAGCATGGCTATCACCTTTGATTTTGGCATTGGAAATATCCTCATCAATCTGCTTGATACCATTCTCAAAATCCAAATAAGTCGCCACTAGAATTCCTTATACACGCTTAAAAATTACAGAGCCATTCGTTCCGCCGAAACCAAACGAGTTACTCATGGTATATTCTGCTCTGCATTTACGTGCCACATTAGGAATATAATCTAAATCACAATCAGGATCTGGATTTTCATAATTAATCGTTGGAGGTAAAATTCCATCACGCATTGCCATCAAACAGACAACCGCTTCAATAGCACCCGCGGCACCTAAACAGTGACCAATTTGACCTTTGATCGAACTGATTTGTGGCACATTCGAACCAAAAACTTCTTTGATTGCGGCTGTTTCATTTTTATCGTTGGCTGGTGTGCTGGTTCCATGCGCATTGATGTAGTCAATTTTTGGACGCCCAGCCATTTCATAGGCTGCTTTCATTGCACGAAGTGGACCATCTAAACTTGGGGAGGTAATATGACTCGCATCGCCACTCTCACCAAATCCTACAACTTCACCGTAAATATGCGCACCTCTGGCTACAGCATCTTCATAAAGTTCAAGAACAAGAGAACCTGCACCTTCACCCATAATAAATCCATCGCGTTCTGCATCAAATGGGCGAGAAGCCTTTTTAGGGTCATCATTACGGGTAGAGAGTGCTTTCATGGCAGCAAAGCCACCAATACCTGAAGCACAAATCGCCGCTTCAGCACCTACAACGAGCATCTTTTTAGCACCACCCGTCATCATCGTCTTGGTTGCATCGCTAATGGCATGCGTTCCTGCTGCACAGGCTGTCACAGAAGAGAGATTGGGTCCTTTTAAACCATATTCAATCGAGACCATGCCACCAAGCATATTAATAAGAGCGGAAGGAATAAAAAAAGGAGAAATTTTACGAGGACCTACCGTGTTAACAATCACAGAGTTTTTCTCAATGACGACTAACCCGCCGATACCTGAAGCAGAGCTCACACCAAAACTCTCTGACTCATAGTTCTCAAATTTAGCATCTGCCATCGCCTCTTTCGCTGCTGCAAGTCCTAATTGAATAAAACGGTCTGCTTTTTTGACCTCTTTAGGGTTCATAATGGTATTCGGATCAAAATCGGTGATTTCACCAGCAATTTTTACGGTATGCTCGGTTGTGTCAAACGAACTAATGCTTTTAATGCCACATTGACCTTCAACGATAGCTTTAAAAGAACTCTCTTTATCCAAACCTAATGAATTAATCATTCCTATACCAGTAACAACGACTCTTTTCAAATTTTTATCCTCTTTAGTGATCTTTTGTGGGAAGGGGAGAACCCGCCTTAGCGGGTTGTGTATGTTATAAAATTATTTATGTGCTTCAATGTAAGACATAGCATCTTTTACAGTGACGATTTTCTCAGCGTCAGTGTCAGGAATTTCAATGTCGAATTTCTCTTCGAGTGCCATAACGAGCTCTACAACATCCAAAGAATCTGCGCCCAAATCTTCTACGAATTTTGAATCTTCTTTTACCTCGTCAGGATTTACATTTAATTGTTCAACAACCACCGCTTTTACATCATCAAATAGTGCCATTTACTAGCTCCTTTAAAAAATTTCCACTATTTTATCAAAAAAACCTTTAATTTGAATTTTTACATGTAAAGTCACCTTTACATGTACATACCACCATTCACCTTCAAGACTTCACCTGTAATATAACTTGCACTATCGCTGAGTAAAAAAGCAACCGCTTCTGCGATATCTTTTGGACTGCCAAAACGCTTGAGCGGGATTTTGGATGTATAGCTCTCTTTGATTTCGTCGCTCAGTTTATCGGTCATCTCTGTGGCAATAAAACCAGGAGTCACCGCATTAAAACGCACATCTCTGGCACTGCCTTCTTGTGCGAAACTTTTCGTCATCGCAATCAAACCACCTTTACTTGCACTGTAATTCACTTGTCCTGCATTACCTGTCTCACCGACAATCGAAGCAATGTTTACTACACAACCAAAGCGTTTTTTACTCATTGCTTTCAGTGCTTCACGACATCCAATAAACGCCGATGTAAGGTTAATATCAATGACAGAGGTAAAATCTTCTTTTTTCATGCGAATAGCAAGCTTGTCATTCGTAATACCTGCATTATTGACCAAATAAGAGAGTTCACCATCGCTATCCACAATCGTTTTAATCCCTTCAATAAACGCCTCTTCATCCGCGACATCAAAACCAATCACAGCTGCAATTCCACCATTTGCTTCAATCTCTGCTTTGATAGCATCAGCTGACTCAGGGCGCGAACGGTAATTAATCCATACTTTAAGACCATAGCTTGCCAATGTCACTGCAATCTCTTTACCTATACCGCTTGCTGCACCTGTGATTAAAACATTTTTTCCGCTAAATTTCATTCTTTTCCTTTTACATGTAATTCATTATTTACCCAAAGTGGGTACTAAAAGACAACTAACGGCTGATCCATTTCTGATGGAATTTCTAAACCCATCAGTTTTAAGATCGTTGGTGCGATGTTGTTGAGTCCACCTTTTTGCACGTGTTGTACTCGTTCATCCATCACAAAACCATATACTTCAAAGGTTGTATGGTTTGTCAGTTTAGCACCTTTTGCGTCAAACATCTGCTCACAGTTTCCATGATCGCTCGTAAGCACAACGGCATAACCCAATTCTTTGGCCTTATCAAACAATCTGCCAAGTTGCACATCCACCGCTTCAACCGCTTGAATGGCAGCCTCTAAACTTCCCGTGTGCCCGACCATATCGCCATTGGCAAAATTGACAACGATAAAATCATACTGCTCATTCATCGCTGTCAAAACAACATCCCCAACTTCAGGAGCACTCATCTGAGGTTGCAGATCGTAAGTTTTGACCTTTGGGCTTGGTACAAGCAGTCTTGTCTCACCCACTTTTGGCTCTTCAATGCCACCATTAAAGAAGAAGGTAACATGTGCGTACTTCTCCGTCTCCGCGGTATGAAATTGGGTAAAACCAGAACGTGAGATGACATCGCACAGTGTATTTTGGGGTGCATCCGCTTGAAACATAATAGGAAACGGATAACTACTGTCATACTCGGTCATCGTGATACATTCAACACCATTGAGCGTGCGTGAAAATTCTCCAAACTCTTTAAATCCAATGGCGCGGGAGAGCTCACGCATACGATCATTTCGGAAGTTAGCAAAGATGACGCCATCATCCGCGTGCATGCCTGCATAAGGCTCAAATGCCATCGGTTCGACAAACTCGTCGGTAACGCCTTTATCGTACATGCTTTGCAAATACTCTTTTACGTGTAAAGCTTCTTTTGGCTTCGCGTCAACCATCACACGATACCCTTCTTTCACTCGCTCCCACCTATTGTCACGATCCATACTAAAGAAACGCCCTGAAATCGAAGCGATGCTAATATTTTCATTGCAAATAGCCAAAAGTTGTTCTAAAAAACTCATGCCTGAGGTTGGAGAGACATCACGACCATCGGTAATGACATGCAGGTAAACTTTTTTTCCTTGCGCTTCCACGATCTTTGCAAGATCAATGATATGCTCAATATGCGAATGCACCCCACCATCGCTCACAAGCCCTATGATATGGATCGCACCCTTTACATGTAAAAGCTGCGTTAAGGCTGGATTAGTAGCCAGAGAACCATCTTTGGCAGCTAAGGAGATTTTCACCAAGTTCTGATACAAAATACGCCCACTTCCGATACACATGTGCCCAACTTCGCTATTGCCCATTTGTCCCTCAGGAAGACCAACACTCAGTCCTGAAGTTGCTATAAGAGTGTAAGGAACCTCGCTAAAAAGCTTATCGTAAGTTGGTTTATGTGCCATGGCAAAGGCATTGGCAGTTTGACTGACATTGTGTCCAATGCCATCGGTAATAATAAGTAATGTTTTCGTAACGTTTGGTTTCAAAATCATACCCTTTGTTATAAGCTTATAAGCAATATCTTACTAAAATGTTGCTTTTATAAAAATTTATCTCTAGAAGCTGGAAATAACATTCATGCTATATGCTCTTTACAAACTTACCTCAATTAACCTGTTCCAATATATTACTGTTCGTGCAGGTATTGCCTTCTTTTTAGCCTTTATTTTGACGATTTACCTCATGCCAAAATTCATCAAATGGGCCAAATCACGCAACGCAAACCAACCTATCTATTCACTTGCCCCTGAATCTCACCAAAAAAAGTCTAAAACACCCACCATGGGAGGCATCGTCTTTTTGTGTGCCGCAACCTTTTCTGTATTAATCTGTGCACGTATGAACAATCTTTTTGTTCTTTTAGGACTGGCATGTATTTTACTTTTTGGACTTATTGGGATGAAAGATGATCTCGCTAAAATTTTGGGCAAAAGTAACACAGCAGGTCTCACGCCACGTGGAAAACTTGGCTTGCAAATTTTAGCCTCTTCTATTATTGCTTTGTTGTTATACCTTATCGTTGATCTTGATACGACCTTTTTTGTTCCCTTTTACAAGTTCCCACTGTTTGATATGCACCTTTTAGCCCTTGCCTTTTGGGTTTTGGTTATGGTTTCCGCCAGTAATGCCGTCAACCTCACGGATGGTCTTGATGGTTTGGCAACCGTTCCTGCCATTCTTTCGATTCTTTCGCTTGCCGTATTTGTTTATGTCGGTGGTAACGCCTTTTTAAGCAGCTACTTACTCCTTCCAAAAGTTGGCGGTAGTGGTGAAGTGGTTATCGTAGCAACGGCGGTTATGGGCTCACTTGTGGGCTTTTTGTGGTTTAACTGCTACCCCGCACAAATCTTTATGGGCGATAGCGGAAGCCTTAGCATTGGCGCATTTATCGGCTATATGGCAATTATTTCTAAAAATGAAATTTTATTGCTCTTTATTGGTTTTGTTTTTGTCCTTGAAACTGCTTCGGTTATTTTACAAGTGGGAAGTTTCAAAACGCGCAAAAAACGTATCTTCCTTATGGCGCCGATCCATCACCACTTTGAGGTGAAAGGTTGGCCAGAAAACAAGATTATCGTGAGATTTTGGATTATCGCTCTCATGTCAAATCTTTTAGCACTTACGGCATTGAAAATCAGATGATAACACTCTTCGGACACGGAAAAACAACCAAAGCGATTGCAAAACGCTTTGCAGGG from Sulfurospirillum diekertiae includes:
- the acpP gene encoding acyl carrier protein gives rise to the protein MALFDDVKAVVVEQLNVNPDEVKEDSKFVEDLGADSLDVVELVMALEEKFDIEIPDTDAEKIVTVKDAMSYIEAHK
- the fabG gene encoding 3-oxoacyl-ACP reductase FabG, producing the protein MKFSGKNVLITGAASGIGKEIAVTLASYGLKVWINYRSRPESADAIKAEIEANGGIAAVIGFDVADEEAFIEGIKTIVDSDGELSYLVNNAGITNDKLAIRMKKEDFTSVIDINLTSAFIGCREALKAMSKKRFGCVVNIASIVGETGNAGQVNYSASKGGLIAMTKSFAQEGSARDVRFNAVTPGFIATEMTDKLSDEIKESYTSKIPLKRFGSPKDIAEAVAFLLSDSASYITGEVLKVNGGMYM
- the gpmI gene encoding 2,3-bisphosphoglycerate-independent phosphoglycerate mutase — encoded protein: MILKPNVTKTLLIITDGIGHNVSQTANAFAMAHKPTYDKLFSEVPYTLIATSGLSVGLPEGQMGNSEVGHMCIGSGRILYQNLVKISLAAKDGSLATNPALTQLLHVKGAIHIIGLVSDGGVHSHIEHIIDLAKIVEAQGKKVYLHVITDGRDVSPTSGMSFLEQLLAICNENISIASISGRFFSMDRDNRWERVKEGYRVMVDAKPKEALHVKEYLQSMYDKGVTDEFVEPMAFEPYAGMHADDGVIFANFRNDRMRELSRAIGFKEFGEFSRTLNGVECITMTEYDSSYPFPIMFQADAPQNTLCDVISRSGFTQFHTAETEKYAHVTFFFNGGIEEPKVGETRLLVPSPKVKTYDLQPQMSAPEVGDVVLTAMNEQYDFIVVNFANGDMVGHTGSLEAAIQAVEAVDVQLGRLFDKAKELGYAVVLTSDHGNCEQMFDAKGAKLTNHTTFEVYGFVMDERVQHVQKGGLNNIAPTILKLMGLEIPSEMDQPLVVF
- the mraY gene encoding phospho-N-acetylmuramoyl-pentapeptide-transferase, translating into MLYALYKLTSINLFQYITVRAGIAFFLAFILTIYLMPKFIKWAKSRNANQPIYSLAPESHQKKSKTPTMGGIVFLCAATFSVLICARMNNLFVLLGLACILLFGLIGMKDDLAKILGKSNTAGLTPRGKLGLQILASSIIALLLYLIVDLDTTFFVPFYKFPLFDMHLLALAFWVLVMVSASNAVNLTDGLDGLATVPAILSILSLAVFVYVGGNAFLSSYLLLPKVGGSGEVVIVATAVMGSLVGFLWFNCYPAQIFMGDSGSLSIGAFIGYMAIISKNEILLLFIGFVFVLETASVILQVGSFKTRKKRIFLMAPIHHHFEVKGWPENKIIVRFWIIALMSNLLALTALKIR